Below is a window of Streptomyces sp. ITFR-16 DNA.
GCGAGGTGTTCCCGGCAGCGAACACCTGGGCGTCCGCGAGTACGGCCCCGGGGGCCAGGTCCTCGCTCACCACCGTGAACGAGGGGACCTCGGGATGGAAGTCGTGCGGCAGCGGCGCCCTCTTCGGCTCGGTCACGTCAGCACCTCTCCTGGTCGGTTCTGCCGTCGGCAGCTCTTCCCACCGACCCTAGGGGTATCTAGAGCCAGTTGCGCTGACCACCGACCTGCGAAAGCCACTGGTTCAAATAAGCCGCCCAGTCGGTCTCGTGGAAGTTGTGCAGCCCCACCTTGAAAGCGCGGTAGGAGTCGCTGCCCTCGCTGAAGAGACCCGGCTTCTTGTCCATCTCCAGGACGACGTCCATCTCGCGGTCGTCCGCCACGAAGGTCAGCTCGACCTGGTTCAGCCCCCGGTACTGCGACGGCGGGAAGAACTCGATCTCCTGGTAGAACGGCAGCCGCTGACGGGTGCCGCGGATGTGACCGCGCTCCATGTCCGCGCTGCGGAAGCCGAAGCCCAGCTGCCCGAAGGCGTCCAGGATGGCCTCCTGCGCCGGCAGCGGGTGCACGTTGATGGGGTCCAGGTCGCCCGAGTCCAGCGCCCGCGCGATCTCCAGCTCCGTGGTCACACCGATGTTCATGCCGCGCAGGTGCTGCCCCGCGAACGTCGTGATCGGCGTCTCCCACGGGATCTCCAGCCCGAACGGCACGACGTGCACCGCTCCGGCCCGCACCTCGAGCGCCCCGCCCAGCCGCAGCTTGGTGAACTCGATGTCCTGCTTGGTCTCCTGGTCCTGGCCCTCGACCTCGACCCGGGCCTGCAGTCCGACGGACAGCCCCTCGATCTGCTGGTCCACGGATCCGCCCTGGATCCGCACCTCGCCCTGCACGACCCCACCCGGTACGACGTTGAGCTCGGTGAGCTCCGTCTCCACCGAGGCGCCACCGGCACCCATGCTCGCGAGCAGCCGCTTGAAGCCCATGTTTTCCTCCTTGGTCCTGACCCCTACATACGCGCGATGACCGTAGTCGGTTCCCGGTAGCCTCGAACCTCATGATCGATGGCCCGGACCGTACGCCGCTGAAGCGGGACTTCTTCGACCGCCCGGTGCTCGAGGTGGCACCGGATCTCCTCGGCCGCACGCTGGTACGCAGCACACCGGACGGCCCGATCGAGCTGCGCCTCACCGAGGTCGAGGCGTACGCGGGGGAGATCGACCCGGGATCGCACGCCTTCCGGGGCCGCACCCCGCGCAACGACGTCATGTTCGGACCGCCCGGTCACGCGTACGTCTACTTCACCTACGGGATGTGGCACTGCCTCAATCTGGTGTGCGGCCCCGAGGGCATGGCGAGCGGGGTCCTGCTCCGGGCGGGCCATATCTTCGAGGGCGCCGAGCTCACCCGTAAACGTCGACTTTCGGCCCACCATGACCGAGAACTGGCCAAAGGGCCGGCCCGTCTCGCGACCGCCCTCGATGTCGACCGGGCACTGAACGGCGTCGACGCCATCGCGCACCCGGGTGCCGTCCTCTCCGTACTGCGGGGCACTCCGCCCCCGCCCGACCTGGTGCGCAGTGGTCCGCGCACCGGAGTGGGGGGCGACGGGGCCACTCATCCCTGGCGCTTCAGGATCGACGAGGACCCGACGGTGAGCCCCTACCGGGCCCATGTGCCGCGCCGGAGGTCAACTTGACTCGCCCCTGGGGGCCACCTAATGTAGTCCGAGCCGCTTGACACGGGTACAGCTTCTGGTTCGGTCCATCGGATCGCACGCCGAGCAACCCGAAGCGGCCAACCACTACCTACGACTCACCCCAGAGGGTGCGGACTTCGGCATGCCGAAATTCAGACCCACTGACTCGATTATGAGTAACCGGGAGAATCCGCTAACGTAGTGAACACGCCGAAAGGGAAAGCGCGAAAGCGAATTCCACGGAGGCAAATGCAGAATCCCGTTTCGGCCGGGAATCGGACGCGAAAGAGTCTGATAGAGTCGGAAACGCAAGACCGAAGGGAAGCGCCCGGAGGAAAGCCCGCAGGGGTGAGTACGAAGGAAGCGTCCGTTCCTTGAGAACTCAACAGCGTGCCAAAAGTCAACGCCAGATATGTTGATACCCCGGCCTGCTTCGGCAGGTTGGAGGTTCCTTTGAAAGTCCTGGCAAACTCCTTTGTGGGTTTGGTAGGCAATGAACACAGCGAGGACACAGTGGACGATCGGTCTTATTCCGGCCTGATTGTTCCGCTCTCGTGGTGTCGACCCGATTACGGGAAAACATTCACGGAGAGTTTGATCCTGGCTCAGGACGAACGCTGGCGGCGTGCTTAACACATGCAAGTCGAACGATGAAGCCTTTCGGGGTGGATTAGTGGCGAACGGGTGAGTAACACGTGGGCAATCTGCCCTTCACTCTGGGACAAGCCCTGGAAACGGGGTCTAATACCGGATAATACTTTCTCTCTCATGGGGGAAGGTTGAAAGCTCCGGCGGTGAAGGATGAGCCCGCGGCCTATCAGCTAGTTGGTGGGGTAATGGCCTACCAAGGCGACGACGGGTAGCCGGCCTGAGAGGGCGACCGGCCACACTGGGACTGAGACACGGCCCAGACTCCTACGGGAGGCAGCAGTGGGGAATATTGCACAATGGGCGAAAGCCTGATGCAGCGACGCCGCGTGAGGGATGACGGCCTTCGGGTTGTAAACCTCTTTCAGCAGGGAAGAAGCGAAAGTGACGGTACCTGCAGAAGAAGCGCCGGCTAACTACGTGCCAGCAGCCGCGGTAATACGTAGGGCGCAAGCGTTGTCCGGAATTATTGGGCGTAAAGAGCTCGTAGGCGGCTTGTTGCGTCGGTTGTGAAAGCCCGGGGCTTAACCCCGGGTCTGCAGTCGATACGGGCAGGCTAGAGTGTGGTAGGGGAGATCGGAATTCCTGGTGTAGCGGTGAAATGCGCAGATATCAGGAGGAACACCGGTGGCGAAGGCGGATCTCTGGGCCATTACTGACGCTGAGGAGCGAAAGCGTGGGGAGCGAACAGGATTAGATACCCTGGTAGTCCACGCCGTAAACGTTGGGAACTAGGTGTTGGCGACATTCCACGTCGTCGGTGCCGCAGCTAACGCATTAAGTTCCCCGCCTGGGGAGTACGGCCGCAAGGCTAAAACTCAAAGGAATTGACGGGGGCCCGCACAAGCAGCGGAGCATGTGGCTTAATTCGACGCAACGCGAAGAACCTTACCAAGGCTTGACATCGCCCGGAAAGCCGTAGAGATACGGCCCCCCTTGTGGTCGGGTGACAGGTGGTGCATGGCTGTCGTCAGCTCGTGTCGTGAGATGTTGGGTTAAGTCCCGCAACGAGCGCAACCCTTGTTCTGTGTTGCCAGCATGCCCTTCGGGGTGATGGGGACTCACAGGAGACTGCCGGGGTCAACTCGGAGGAAGGTGGGGACGACGTCAAGTCATCATGCCCCTTATGTCTTGGGCTGCACACGTGCTACAATGGCCGGTACAATGAGCTGCGATGCCGCGAGGCGGAGCGAATCTCAAAAAGCCGGTCTCAGTTCGGATTGGGGTCTGCAACTCGACCCCATGAAGTCGGAGTTGCTAGTAATCGCAGATCAGCATTGCTGCGGTGAATACGTTCCCGGGCCTTGTACACACCGCCCGTCACGTCACGAAAGTCGGTAACACCCGAAGCCGGTGGCCCAACCCCTTGTGGGAGGGAGCTGTCGAAGGTGGGACTGGCGATTGGGACGAAGTCGTAACAAGGTAGCCGTACCGGAAGGTGCGGCTGGATCACCTCCTTTCTAAGGAGCACTTCTTACCGGGCTTGCCTGGTCAGAGGCCAGTACACCGGCGAATGTTCGGTGCTGGTTGCTCATGGGTGGAACGTTGACTACTCGGCACGGTTGGCAAGTTTTCGTTAGTACTGCTTCGGCGTGGAACACGTAGACGGGTTGACTGTGCCGGGCACGCTGTTGGGTATCTGAGGGTACGGCCGTCATGGTCGTCCTTCGGTTGCCGGCCCCAGTGCACTCGTCCGGAAGGGCGGGGTGATGGGTGGCTGGTCGTTGTTTGAGAACTGCACAGTGGACGCGAGCATCTGTGGCCAAGTTTTTAAGGGCGCACGGTGGATGCCTTGGCACCAGGAACCGATGAAGGACGTGGGAGGCCACGATAGGCCCCGGGGAGCTGTCAACCGAGCTTTGATCCGGGGGTGTCCGAATGGGGAAACCCGGCAGTCGTCATGGGCTGTCACCCGCTGCTGAACACATAGGCAGTGTGGAGGGAACGAGGGGAAGTGAAACATCTCAGTACCCTCAGGAAGAGAAAACAACCGTGATTCCGGGAGTAGTGGCGAGCGAAACTGGATCAGGCCAAACCGTATGCGTGTGATACCCGGCAGGGGTTGCGCATGCGGGGTTGTGGGATCTCTTTTTCATGGTCTGCCGGCTGTGAGACGAGTCAGAAACCGTTGATGTAGGCGAAGGACATGCGAAAGGTCCGGCGTAGAGGGTAAGACCCCCGTAGCTGAAACATTGACGGCTCGTTTAAGAGACACCCAAGTAGCACGGGGCCCGAGAAATCCCGTGTGAATCTGGCGGGACCACCCGTTAAGCCTAAATATTCCCTGGTGACCGATAGCGGATAGTACCGTGAGGGAATGGTGAAAAGTACCGCGGGAGCGGAGTGAAATAGTACCTGAAACCGTGTGCCTACAAGCCGTGGGAGCGTCGCGCATCGAGCTTGCTCGGTGCGTCGTGACTGCGTGCCTTTTGAAGAATGAGCCTGCGAGTTTGCGGTGTGTTGCGAGGTTAACCCGTGTGGGGAAGCCGTAGCGAAAGCGAGTCCGAATAGGGCGGTTTAGTAGCGCGCTCAAGACCCGAAGCGGAGTGATCTAGCCATGGGCAGGTTGAAGCGGAGGTAAGACTTCGTGGAGGACCGAACCCACCAGGGTTGAAAACCTGGGGGATGACCTGTGGTTAGGGGTGAAAGGCCAATCAAACTCCGTGATAGCTGGTTCTCCCCGAAATGCATTTAGGTGCAGCGTCGTGTGTTTCTTGCCGGAGGTAGAGCACTGGATAGGCGATGGGCCCTACCGGGTTACTGACCTTAGCCAAACTCCGAATGCCGGTAAGTGAGAGCACGGCAGTGAGACTGTGGGGGATAAGCTCCATGGTCGAGAGGGAAACAGCCCAGAGCATCGACTAAGGCCCCTAAGCGTACGCTAAGTGGGAAAGGATGTGGAGTCGCAGAGACAACCAGGAGGTTGGCTTAGAAGCAGCCACCCTTGAAAGAGTGCGTAATAGCTCACTGGTCAAGTGATTCCGCGCCGACAATGTAGCGGGGCTCAAGCGTACCGCCGAAGTCGTGTCATTCCAGCATGTACCCCCAACGGGGGCTGGGATGGGTAGGGGAGCGTCGTGTGCCGGGTGAAGCAGCCGCGGAAGCGAGTTGTGGACGGTTCACGAGTGAGAATGCAGGCATGAGTAGCGATACACACGTGAGAAACGTGTGCGCCGATTGACTAAGGGTTCCTGGGTCAAGCTGATCTGCCCAGGGTAAGTCGGGACCTAAGGCGAGGCCGACAGGCGTAGTCGATGGACAACCGGTTGATATTCCGGTACCCGCTTTGAAACGCCCAGTACTGAATCAGGCGATGCTAAGTCCGTGAAGCCGGCCCGATCTCTTCGGAGTTGAGGGTAGTGGTGGAGCCGACGAACCAGACTTGTATTAGGTAAGCGATGGGGTGACGCAGGAAGGTAGTCCAGCCCGGGCGGTGGTAGTCCCGGGGTAAGGGTGTAGGCCGTGTGGTAGGTAAATCCGTCACACACTAGGGCTGAGACCTGATGCCGAGCCGATTGTGGTGAAGTGGATGATCCTATGCTGTCGAGAAAAGCCTCTAGCGAGTTTCATGGCGGCCCGTACCCTAAACCGACTCAGGTGGTCAGGTAGAGAATACCGAGGCGTTCGGGTGAACTATGGTTAGGGAACTCGGCAAAATGCCCCCGTAACTTCGGGAGAAGGGGGCCATCACTGGTGATGACATTTACTGTCTGAGCTGGGGGTGGCCGCAGAGACCAGCGAGAAGCGACTGTTTACTAAAAACACAGGTCCGTGCGAAGCCGTAAGGCGATGTATACGGACTGACGCCTGCCCGGTGCTGGAACGTTAAGGGGACCGGTTAGCTGACTTTCGGGTTGGCGAAGCTGAGAACTTAAGCGCCAGTAAACGGCGGTGGTAACTATAACCATCCTAAGGTAGCGAAATTCCTTGTCGGGTAAGTTCCGACCTGCACGAATGGCGTAACGACTTCTCGACTGTCTCAACCATAGGCCCGGTGAAATTGCACTACGAGTAAAGATGCTCGTTTCGCGCAGCAGGACGGAAAGACCCCGGGACCTTTACTATAGTTTGATATTGGTGTTCGGTTCGGCTTGTGTAGGATAGGTGGGAGACTTTGAAGCGGCCACGCCAGTGGTTGTGGAGTCGTCGTTGAAATACCACTCTGGTCGTGCTGGATGTCTAACCTGGGTCCGTGATCCGGATCAGGGACAGTGTCTGATGGGTAGTTTAACTGGGGCGGTTGCCTCCTAAAGAGTAACGGAGGCGCCCAAAGGTTCCCTCAGCCTGGTTGGCAATCAGGTGTTGAGTGTAAGTGCACAAGGGAGCTTGACTGTGAGACCGACGGGTCGAGCAGGGACGAAAGTCGGGACTAGTGATCCGGCAGTGGCTTGTGGAAGCGCTGTCGCTCAACGGATAAAAGGTACCCCGGGGATAACAGGCTGATCTTCCCCAAGAGTCCATATCGACGGGATGGTTTGGCACCTCGATGTCGGCTCGTCGCATCCTGGGGCTGGAGTCGGTCCCAAGGGTTGGGCTGTTCGCCCATTAAAGCGGTACGCGAGCTGGGTTTAGAACGTCGTGAGACAGTTCGGTCCCTATCCGCTGTGCGCGTAGGAATATTGAGAAGGGCTGTCCCTAGTACGAGAGGACCGGGACGGACGAACCTCTGGTGTGCCAGTTGTCCTGCCAAGGGCATGGCTGGTTGGCTACGTTCGGAAAGGATAACCGCTGAAAGCATCTAAGCGGGAAGCCTGCTTCGAGATGAGTATTCCCACCTCCTTGAGGGGTTAAGGCTCCCAGTAGACGACTGGGTTGATAGGCCAGATGTGGAAGCCCGGTAACGGGTGGAGCTGACTGGTACTAATAGGCCGAGGGCTTGTCCTCAGTTGCTCGCGTCCACTGTGTTGTTCCCGGGTTGCGAACAGTTACCGCACCGGTTGAACAGCGTCACTACTTAATTGAAAAGTGTGCTTGTTCGCTAGAACCCGATAGGGTTTCGGTGGTCATTGCGTTAGGGAAACGCCCGGTTACATTCCGAACCCGGAAGCTAAGCCTTTCAGCGCCGATGGTACTGCAGGGGGGACCCTGTGGGAGAGTAGGACGCCGCCGAACAATCTTTCAAGGACCCTTGGTCCCAGCGTTCAACGCTGGGACCAAGGGTCCTTTTTGTTTTGCCGAAGCGCGTCGGATGACCGGCTGCGCAAGAATGTCTGTAGTACCCGATGACAGGAGCACCACCGATGTCCACCAACTCTCCCGACGATCGTTCGGAGCGCGAGCCGCGTCGCCGGGACGGCGGTGACCGGGGCGGCTTCAGCGGCGGTCGTGACGACCGGTCGGGTGGCCCGCGCCGGGACAACGACCGCGGTGGCAACCGTCGTGACGACAGCCGGCCGACCAGCGGTGGCGGCGGATTCCGTCGCGACGACCGCGGCGACCGCGACCGTGCCCCGCGTCGTGACGACCGAGGCGGCCCCTCCTCTTCCGGCGGCTTCCGCCGCGATGACCGCGGTGGTTCGTCCGGTGGGGGCTTCCGTCGTGACGACAACCGTGGCGGTGGCGCAGGCGGTGGCTTCCGCCGTGACGACCGGGGTGGTTCGTCCTCCGGTGGTGGCTTCCGGCGGGACGATCGTGGTGGTTCCGCTGGTGGTGGTTTCCGTCGTGACGACCGTGGGGGTTCTGCCGGTGGTGGGTTCCGGCGTGATGATCGGGCTCCGCGTTGGGATGACGACCGTGGTGGACGTCCGAGTGGTGGCTTCGAGCGCCGCGACGACCGGCCGCGCGGCCCCCGCCGCGACGACGACAACCGTGGCGGCGGCTTCCGCCGTGACGACCGTGCCCCGCGTCGCGATGACCGAGGCGGCCCCTCCTCTTCCGGCGGCTTCCGCCGTGACGACCGTCGTGACGACAACCGTGGTGGCGGCGCCGGCGGAGGCTTCCGTCGTGACGACAACCGGGGTGGTTCGTCCTCCGGTGGTGGTTTCCGTCGCGATGATCGTGGTGGTTCCGCTGGTGGTGGGTTCCGCCGTGACGACCGGGGTGGTTCGTCCTCCGGTGGCGGTTTCCGGCGTGACGACCGGGCTCCGCGTCGGGACGACGACCGTGGTGGACGTCCGGGCGGTGGCTTCGAGCGCCGCGACGACCGACCGCGCGGCCCCCGCCGCGACGACGACAACCGTGGCGGCGGCGGCTTCCGCCGCGATGACCGTGGTGGTTCCGCCGGTGGTGGCTTCCGCCGTGACGACCGCAGCGGCTCGTCCTCCAGTGGTGGCTTCCGGCGGGACGATCGTGGTGGTTCCGCTGGTGGTGGTTTCCGTCGTGACGACCGTGGGGGTTCTGCCGGTGGTGGGTTCCGTCGTGACGACCGGGCTCCGCGTCGGGACGACGACCGTGGTGGACGTCCGGGCGGTGGCTTCGAGCGCCGCGACGACCGACCGCGCGGCCCCCGCCGCGACGACGACAACCGTGGCGGCGGCGGCTTCCGCCGCGACGACCGCGACCGTGGCCCGCGTCGCGATGACCGCGGCGGTGGCGGTGGCTACCGCGGTGGCCAGCGTGACGACCGGGACCGTGGCGGCTACCGGGGTCGCGACGACCGCGGTGGGTACGAGCGCCGGGACGACCGGGACCGTGAGCCGATCAAGCGGCTCCCCATCCCCGACGACGTCACCGGTCACGAGATCGACAAGGACGTCCGCCAGGAGCTGATGAGCCTGCCGAAGACCCTGGCCGAGGACGTCGCCAGGAACCTGGTCATGGTGGCCCGGCTCATCGACGAGGACCCCGAGCAGGCCTACGCGTACTCGCGCATCGCCCTGCGACTGGCCTCGCGGGTCGCCGCCGTGCGTGAGGCCGCCGGCTTCGCCGCCTACGCGACCCAGAAGTACGCGGAGGCGCTGGCGGAGTTCCGGGCGTCCCGGCGGATGACCGGTTCGGTGGAGCTGTGGCCGGTCATGGCCGACTGCGAGCGCGGCCTCGGCCGGCCCGAGCGGGCCATGGCCATGGCG
It encodes the following:
- a CDS encoding sporulation protein, with translation MGFKRLLASMGAGGASVETELTELNVVPGGVVQGEVRIQGGSVDQQIEGLSVGLQARVEVEGQDQETKQDIEFTKLRLGGALEVRAGAVHVVPFGLEIPWETPITTFAGQHLRGMNIGVTTELEIARALDSGDLDPINVHPLPAQEAILDAFGQLGFGFRSADMERGHIRGTRQRLPFYQEIEFFPPSQYRGLNQVELTFVADDREMDVVLEMDKKPGLFSEGSDSYRAFKVGLHNFHETDWAAYLNQWLSQVGGQRNWL
- a CDS encoding DNA-3-methyladenine glycosylase; the protein is MIDGPDRTPLKRDFFDRPVLEVAPDLLGRTLVRSTPDGPIELRLTEVEAYAGEIDPGSHAFRGRTPRNDVMFGPPGHAYVYFTYGMWHCLNLVCGPEGMASGVLLRAGHIFEGAELTRKRRLSAHHDRELAKGPARLATALDVDRALNGVDAIAHPGAVLSVLRGTPPPPDLVRSGPRTGVGGDGATHPWRFRIDEDPTVSPYRAHVPRRRST